One part of the Aricia agestis chromosome Z, ilAriAges1.1, whole genome shotgun sequence genome encodes these proteins:
- the LOC121738394 gene encoding uncharacterized protein LOC121738394, which produces MSTSRRYRCDDETGEIITYEVNDETGEPRLMNSQSVMEKTHSPNSTLFPIGPFNRSKQFQELKANILAGSNTTSPRLLLIITTLVFSKLCCVLLFMLEVYLHLRCHEKNKLLKDPNLYYRSPFHVLTCVFCGACREQNVATKVSQMQDKRHWRYDYLRGLAI; this is translated from the coding sequence ATGAGTACATCGAGGAGATATAGGTGCGATGACGAAACCGGAGAAATTATTACCTATGAAGTTAACGATGAAACTGGAGAACCGCGGCTTATGAACAGTCAATCTGTGATGGAAAAAACCCATAGCCCTAACAGCACCCTATTTCCGATTGGTCCTTTTAATCGTTCCAAACAATTTCAAGAATTAAAGGCTAACATCTTGGCAGGATCCAATACTACAAGCCCTAGACTGCTGTTGATAATAACAACTCTTGTGTTCTCAAAACTATGCTGCGTTCTCCTGTTTATGCTTGAAGTTTATTTACATTTGAGGTGTCACGAAAAAAATAAGCTGTTAAAAGATCCAAACTTGTATTACCGAAGTCCCTTTCATGTACTCACTTGTGTTTTCTGTGGTGCATGTCGCGAACAAAATGTGGCCACTAAAGTATCACAAATGCAAGACAAACGCCACTGGCGATATGATTATTTAAGAGGTCTGGctatttaa
- the LOC121738392 gene encoding serine/threonine-protein kinase prp4, with protein sequence MGKEPSNDFEKSANGATQDDENKKKKKSKKHKKLKRGNDDDKREHKKRKKSKKEKYKSPKSESETSLSDIEELLKKSRQCKSLTSGSVADSVDFDSSKSKVKKNKNGSAAVKSRSSSRNNERDKNVEALEIISSNSEAENYQEDCASPELTMIEDDLNLEELMKQKELLQARLVAYFSESDGESIDKENDVVCLNDEKTTHRKKDTSERSTKHSKGSKHDSSREKLGEREKSKTKRNEEDLRAIINRESRKEFDRKMEEREYRERKDRERRRLEAEKERERERDREREREKEREREREREWERRREREKERERDRDRERDRDRRSSELRRRDRDSVRRRSRERSPLSRDRRHGDRDRRSADRSRDSHRGRSRDRKHRSDKNDKRKDSTNEVAQIVASSSDEELDISINTDDEEETEEQIIEKRRKQREQLLKRLGCNNTINSETQPTEPKDSLSPKSPPARKNEEIIDTETKHKEKETTTVYTTKSEKNEYKTEAKSQAKTTDDLKTQKTERSLRTNEWDMFADQDNFENADTPTTANYRSRNALENPSLTDNWDDAEGYYRVRIGETLDNRYTVYGYTGQGVFSNVVRARDQARGNTDVAVKIIRNNEIMHKTGLRELEILKRLNDADPDDKYHCLRLFRHFFHKRHLCMVLEPLSMNLREVLKKYGKNSGIHIKAVRSYTQQILLALKLLKKTGILHADIKPDNILVNDSKLMLKLCDFGSATLVSDCEITPYLVSRFYRAPEIILGVSYDHGIDMWSTACTIYELSTGKIMFSGKSNNEMLKYFMDLKGKIPNKIIKKGHLKEQHFDANCNFLYHELDKITEREKVVVMSSIKPIRDLQTELAPAHHRLPATEAKKMNQLKDLLERMLMLDPAKRASVNHCLAHPFIQEKI encoded by the exons ATGGGCAAAGA aCCAAGTAATGACTTTGAAAAATCTGCTAACGGTGCTACACAAGatgatgaaaataaaaagaaaaagaagagcAAGAAACATAAAAAGTTGAAGAGGGGCAATGACGATGACAAAAGGGAACACAAGAAAAGGAAAAAATCAAAAAAGGAAAAGTACAAAAGCCCCAAGTCCGAGAGTGAAACATCTTTGTCTGATATAGAGGaactattaaaaaaatcaagacAATGTAAATCTCTCACTTCAGGTTCAGTCGCAGATTCCGTTGATTTTGATTCAAGTAAATCAAaagttaagaaaaataaaaacggcAGTGCCGCAGTAAAATCCCGTAGCAGTAGCAGAAACAATGAACGCGACAAGAACGTGGAAGCCTTGGAAATAATATCATCTAACTCTGAAGCAGAGAACTATCAAGAAGATTGTGCCAGTCCCGAACTAACTATGATCGAAGATGATCTTAATCTCGAAGAATTAATGAAACAAAAAGAGTTACTACAAGCTCGTCTCGTCGCTTACTTCTCCGAGTCCGACGGCGAGAGTATAGACAAAGAAAACGACGTCGTGTGCTTAAACGACGAGAAGACGACCCATCGAAAAAAAGACACGAGTGAGAGATCCACAAAACACAGTAAAGGTTCGAAACATGATTCGAGTAGGGAGAAACTTGGGGAGAGGGAAAAGTCAAAAACAAAGCGTAACGAGGAAGATTTAAGAGCTATTATTAATAGAGAAAGTAGAaaagaatttgacagaaaaatgGAGGAAAGAGAGTATCGGGAGAGAAAAGATCGCGAACGCCGTCGGCTAGAAGCCGAAAAGGAGCGTGAACGTGAACGAGACAGGGAGAGGGAACGGGAGAAGGAGAGAGAGCGCGAACGTGAGAGGGAGTGGGAGAGAAGGAGGGAAAGAGAGAAAGAGAGGGAAAGGGACAGGGACAGAGAACGGGATCGGGACCGGAGATCTTCGGAACTGAGGCGTCGTGATCGCGACTCGGTGCGTCGCCGGTCGAGGGAGCGATCTCCTCTGTCTCGTGATCGAAGACATGGGGACCGGGATAGGAGATCAGCTGACAGGAGCAGGGACAGCCATCGCGGCAGGTCACGGGATAGGAAACACAGAAGTGATAAGAATGATAAGCGAAAG gattCTACCAATGAAGTGGCACAGATAGTAGCGAGCTCGAGTGACGAAGAGTTGGATATATCCATCAATACCGATGATGAAGAGGAAACTGAAGAACAAATCATTGAAAAGAGAAGGAAGCAAAGGGAGCAACtgttaaaa CGACTCGGGTGCAATAACACAATCAATAGTGAAACACAACCTACAGAACCAAAAGATAGCCTATCACCGAAATCCCCACCGGCTCGCAAAAATGAAGAAATCATAGACACAGAAACAAAACATAAAGAAAAAGAAACTACCACAGTATATACTACGAAAAGTGAGAAAAATGAGTACAAGACTGAAGCAAAATCACAAGCGAAAACCACAGATGATTTAAAAACACAGAAGACGGAGAGATCTTTAAGGACCAATGAATGGGACATGTTTGCGGACCAGGATAACTTTGAAAATGCTGAC ACTCCTACCACAGCTAACTACCGCAGTAGAAATGCATTGGAGAATCCGTCGCTTACAGATAACTGGGATGATGCGGAAGGCTACTACAG AGTGCGTATCGGCGAGACATTGGACAATCGATACACGGTGTACGGTTACACTGGTCAGGGTGTGTTCTCCAACGTGGTTCGGGCGCGCGACCAGGCGCGAGGGAACACTGACGTCGCCGTCAAGATCATACGTAACAACGAGATTAT GCATAAAACGGGTCTACGCGAGCTAGAGATACTCAAACGACTGAACGACGCTGATCCCGACGACAAATACCACTGTCTACGATTGTTCCGCCATTTCTTCCACAAGAGACATCTGTGTATGGTTTTAGAACCATTGTCCATGAATTTACGGGAAGTACTCAAGAAGTACGGCAAGAACAGTGGCATACACATAAAGGCCGTTAGAAGCTATACGCAGCAAATACTGCTGGCGCTGAAATTGCTCAAGAAAACTGGCATTCTGCATGCCG ATATAAAACCTGACAATATACTAGTCAATGACAGTAAGTTGATGTTGAAGCTGTGTGATTTTGGTTCAGCAACACTAGTGTCTGACTGTGAAATCACACCATACCTCGTCTCGAGATTTTACAGAGCTCCAGAGATTATATTGGGTGTTTCCTATGACCACGGCATAGATATGTGGTCTACAGCCTGCACTATATACGAGTTGTCCACAGGGAAAATTATGTTCAGCGGCAAATCTAACAATGAAATGTTAAAATACTTTATGGATTTAAAAGGAAAGATACCAAATAAGATTATAAAGAAGGGCCACCTCAAAGAGCAACATTTTGATGCCAATTGCAACTTTTTGTACCACGAGCTAGACAAGATTACGGAACGG GAAAAAGTGGTCGTCATGTCCAGCATTAAGCCCATACGCGACTTGCAGACGGAGCTGGCGCCGGCACATCACAGGCTGCCAGCTACCGAGGCTAAGAAAATGAACCAGTTGAAGGACTTGCTAGAGAGAATGCTGATGCTCGACCCCGCGAAACGCGCCTCCGTCAACCACTGCCTAGCCCATCCCTTTatacaagaaaaaatataa
- the LOC121738395 gene encoding succinate dehydrogenase assembly factor 3, mitochondrial: protein MSASEHVLRVRRLYKLIFRVHRALPPELRIMGDNYARDEFKRHKNCNPQEANIFLNEWTDYAINLAKQMKPLQQAKQKKVGKYLDPKMLDFMSDEQLVQLYELHKAASNDSSKDSDQINVTDNNKVR from the exons ATGTCAGCATCAGAACATGTCCTTCGAGTTCGGCGCCTTTATAAACTTATATTTCGGGTCCACCGAGCCTTGCCACCAGAATTGCGTATAATGGGAGATAATTATGCAAGAGATGAGTTTAAGCGACATAAAAATTGCAACCCTCAGGAGgccaacatatttttaaatgaatggacg GATTATGCTATAAACTTAGCAAAACAGATGAAACCACTGCAACAAGCAAAGCAAAAGAAGGTAGGAAAGTATCTTGATCCCAAAATGCTGGACTTTATGAGTGACGAACAGCTAGTGCAATTGTATGAATTACACAAGGCAGCTTCGAACGACAGCAGCAAAGATTCCGATCAGATCAATGTCACTGATAACAACAAGGTCAGATAA